The window gtatacatagTTATTGTTTGATTCTTTATAAACAAGCCATAAAATATTCTCTTCTGTGGTTGTGCAATCAATTTGCAAATCACGCTACATCGCTAAAAATTATACTTAATCCCCCTTAAATCAATTCCCCCCCAACATTTGCTTATTACAAACAAGAAATgtctattaattttttttatagagttgtttttttttttgttcaaatattACAATGTAAGGGGAAAGTTGTTTATTTTCTgaatcaaataaatttgagGTTCTATGCAGGGGCGGATTTAGGAAAAATGATGCCTTAGACTCTAAGATAGAGTTATGATTATAGAATTTTCATAATATTAATCCATACTACTCCTTAAATTATAAGGTTAAGTCTCTAAAGTCttaaatgcatatatatggACTTAAAAATGgataacaaagaaaatacaTTCAAATTGTCTTTTAATTTCAAGGATAAGGATTCgctttgaatattttcaataagAATTTTTACGTTTCAAGagtttataataataatatttatatcaGTTTAAAGAAAACAACCAAAGTATCTgatcttcttttcttttaatttataaataattatagaAATTCAGACAAATagtgttttttaaaaatgtgacagcttctaataaaaaaaatattttataccTTTCATAAGGCGATTCTATgattaaattgattaaaaacttatttataaaattaatagcGAATATActcacacaaatatatttttctatatttaaaatatgctTCACTTcgaattatttaataaaaaaaaactattaatacatattaaaaaattcCTGGAATTTCGACgcctttaaaaaatttgtccTAACTttctatattataaatatttccaGAGCGATTTTATGACATTTCGGGTAGTCAAATTTTAGCCGAACTAATCTttagtatttaaaatttttattagcaaatttcagttaattaataattatattttgtcGTATTACTTAGCTGGCCATATGAAGGCCCCGAAAAGGCAGCTGCAGCTGCCGCCTTTTATGCCCAGGCGGCACAACCCCAACTTTATGCTCCACCCACGGCTTTGCCACCAGGAGCATTGTGTGCCGATTTCAATAATAATTCGGGCATTGGACTGGCAAATGGATTACGTTATTTCAATGCGAACGGTCTATTGGGTTACAATCCACCAATGTTGCCCGCCAAGTATCCACCGGGCGCCGGAATGCCCTCACAGGTGGAGGTGTGCCAATATGCTCATCTGAATGGTAGTGCATCGTGTTACAATCGCAATCGTTATATGCCCTACAATCATAATCGCAGTTGtgctgcagcagctgctgtGGCAGCAGTCAGTGGTCATCCATTGCTCAATCAAcagcatcaacatcaacaacaacaacaacaacaacagcatctTCATCAGCAGCAATTGCAGAcgcaccaacaacagcagcagcagcagcagacacAGGCTTCTGTAGCTGCAGCCATGTCCTTGGCATGTGCCTCCAGTGCCTCCGCTAGTTGCTATCAGGGAGCATATGGCGGCTATGCTCCCATCTATCAGCAGACGAGCATGTGTTCTTTGAATCAATCGAATCTGGTGGTGGCTCCCTCAGTGGCACCTATAGCAACTAGCAGTGTGACACCAGTTACTCCAAGTATTCCAATCAGCAGTGTCTCTGAGTTTTCATATGCCAATGGTTTGATTAATACCCTAGCACCCAGTGTGACGGCATCTTCTTCAGCAATAGCCACTCCTACCATTCCAAATGGTGGAGAGACTTCCACAGCGACCTCAACCCTGACTTCTTCGTCGAATACCACTTCTAGCTCCACGTCTTCTGCTGGCTCTGGACACACTTATGCCACAGTTGCTGATCCCAGTGATGCAGTGACTCTGCAAATAACCAACCTGGATTATTCCCTGGATGAGGCCAGTTTGCGCAACTTTCTTATGAACCAATTGAAACCCATTACGCCTGTAGTATCCTTAATATTTGAAGGAAGCTCTTATGCCAAGGTCACCGTGCCAGATCTCTATGTAAGTGTAGCCTGATGGACTGGAAATGGCTAAGAATCTAATAATCTTTCTAATGCAGTTTGCCAAGCAAGTGGTGTCCAATTTGCATCGCAAGAAGATTGGACATAAGCGTATGTTGGTCAGCTATACACGCGACTCTTCCCTGACCGAGGTTAATACACTGCGCTGTCAGGTTGCCGGATTACTGAAGgtaaaatatatagaaattatCATTAGATTGTaatctgtttttatttttgattcaAGGATGTTCCGTATTATACACTGCCCATGTATAAGTTCCGTGAGCTCTTCCAGTCGCGTTTCAAGACCTCAATCAGTGTCTTGGATTTGTATAAAATGCAAGATATCTGCACTATCAATTCAGATAATAATGAGGATAAATTCATTAGCCTACAGCCAGAGCTAGTGAATACACTGGAGAGTTCACCCTTGATGGAGGGCCTGCAGCATAGTGTCCCCTATTGTACGGCACATTTTAAGCGGGAACAACACAAGGGTTGGGCCGAACAGGAAATTGAACCATTACCTAATGTCTGTATGTCCATAGCTGAGATCCAAAAGCTAATCTATCCATTGCTCAAGCATCATCCTGGAGATATACCAGTGGCCACCCTGCTCCACTGCATCGAAGGGCAATTGAATGTGCAAATCGATGCCAATGATAGTGGTGTCAATTTGGAGCATTTGGTCTGCTGTGTCCAAGGCATACAGATACAGGTTAATAATTTTGGCATCAAAATATTGGGCTGGCTAGAACTCAACAAGGATTTGTCAGCCTCAAATGTGTCGGGGTCGAATTTGAGTTTAAATTCCAGCGATCGATCTGGTAATGGCAATGGAAATGGAGGTGGTGGCGGTGGAGGATCAGGTGGCGGCAATAGTGGTTATTACAAAAACTCAACTGCCGATCCTCTATATCAGATCTCCAGAGAGGTTATTGAATTAGTGAAAATGTCACCAAAATCGACGATGAAATTTAATCGTTTCATCCCAGCTTATCATAATCATTTTGGCAAACAATGTCGTGTGGCCGATTATGGTTATACCAAATTGATTGAACTATTCGAGGCTCTGTCTTCGGTGGTTCAGATAATGGGCGATGGCGAGAATCGTCAGATAACTCTAACCCATCGCACTCAAATCAGACGTTTCACCTCCGATCTTCTTCGTGTTTTGAGGGCCAATGGCAACAATTCCGTTCTACTGTCCCAATTGCCTGGCATCTTTGCTCAGTCTCAGAATCGTAATTTCGATGTCACTGACTATGGAGTGTGTGATTTGGTCGATATACTCGATGGCCTGGTTAACTCAAATATTGTGGTCCTTAGCACCATACAACAGGGCAAGGATATTTTGATATCGATGCCCAAGCGTAAGCAAACCAACAATGAACTCGAAAAGACTTGTGTCTTTGCCGGCGAGATGGTTGAGCTCTTTCAGAATGCTCTGCAATATACGATCCTATTTCAGAAATTTGTACGCTCttatcattatcattttgCCTTTCAATGTCGCCTGAGTGATTATGGTTTCCTTAAATTGGCCGATCTAATGGATGCCATACACGGTGTGGTCGAAATCGAGGTAAACAATGATGAGGAGAAGAAGATTATCCTATCCCCAAAAGTGGCCAGACGTGTCTTTGCCATTCAGTGTGAGGATCTGATTCGTAATGTCACGGGAAATTCGACCAATTGCATGAAATTGGAACAAGTTCTTAAATTGCATAAGAAGAAATATGGCTATCAAATCCAACCTCATACATTGGGTGTAAGTGAAATTGCCAAAGCCATCGACTTGTTGCCCTATGTGGAGGTCCAGTGTAAGGAGCAGGCCACCTGGATTATATGCCACAATGATGATGTCGAGTTCCGTAAACTGTGCTATCGTGCCTCTAAACAGCTTTTGCAGAGAGAGACCACTTCAAAGGAAGGAAGTCCTACCACAGCATCCACCACTTCCCCATCGACTGAGGACTCTATATCGAAAACTAAATTCTTAAAAGAGTTTAATGCCAAGCATAAGGTTCAGCTTACAGAATCCGGATTGCTGGCCATGCGGCATGCCATTGAGGTGAGAAGTTCTTTTAACCCGAGAATCTCTTCTAGCATTTAATTTTCCACCAAAATCGTTGCAGATCTATCAGGATGGCGAAGAATCTTGTGTGCGTTTAACTAGCTTCATGCGCTTCTTAATCTCCATTGTGCGTCTGTTGGAACAAAGACCCAATATGTATTTGCATGAGATCAAGACGGGCTTGGATTGTAGTATATCGACTACCTTTGAATTTGGTTTTCCCACTTTGTATTCGGTTATAACAGCCCACGATGATCTCTTTACGGTGAATAGTGGACCCACCCAGGAGAGAAGTGACATCTCGCTCAATGTGAATTGTGAATGTGAGTGAAAAACAACTCTAAGCAAAGTGTATTATATTTATCTCCATGTATTCCAGTACGCCTTAGTTCTGGTGCCAGTCATCAGCATTTGTTTGGCTCTTTAAAGTTGCCCTATGCCAAGCACAAGACTCAGCGTAGTAGTCGCACTCCTCTCGGCGAGCATAATCGTCCACCACCGGCACAGGCTCCGCCACCGCACAAGACTCGAGCCATTGCCAATGAATATGCTGGCAGTGTGGTTAATGCTTCCAATGCCAACTACAAGCCTCAAGTTAAtagcaccagcagcaacaacagtaacaacaCCAGTTTTCCATCATATCAGGAACACTTTCCACCTCCACCTCCAGTGGCCGCCAAAGGCTCACCACCCAGTGCCAATTGTTCAGTTATGTCCTCGACTTTGCTCAATAACTCGACAAGTTCTGCTTCTGGCAATTTAAGTCTCTGCAGCAGCTGTTGCAATAAGGAAAACGCTTTGAATTCATCACTGCAGTTCTTTAATAGTTCCTTCAATTCATCCAATGAGCTAAATGCCAGTTTGGGTGCCGGAGATTTGGATAGCATTGCATGTAGCACTGCCATTACACCTTATGGCAATGCTAGCAAACTTTGGCAACGTCGCCATTCGAGTTTGTATCAaacacagcaacagcagcagcagcagcagcagcaacaacaacagcaacaacaaattctTTCATCTGCCATGATGCCACATACAGTAGATGCCACAGGAGATATATATGATTTGGTTAGCTGCAATGTGGCACCAATTAGTTCCATTTATGAGCCGCCCAAACCGGATACACCACCCACTGAGGTAAGTCAAGCAGTTTTGATTAATCAGTCCATATAACCACATCTTTTTGTTATCTTCTTATAGAAACTACCCTTTTGGATCGATCCCATATGGAGTAATCAATCAGTTCAGCCTAGGCAAAATATTCTCAATATACGTTTGCCTGAACTGAAAACTCACAATGTATTTCCCATGTTATTATCACCTTATACGCTATCGAAAAATGAGAATATGAAGCGTCAATTGTTTAACTTTGATAATCATGATCGCAAAATTgcttaaataattaaattttcaagagagagagagagagttatgCTCCCGGAGAGCCctaatattgttttttttttttataaattgttaccttatttaccacaatcatttatatatattttgtatcatttttagttttaagcAAAGATTTGTAACTTTATCACAATTTATTTGGCCATTTGGtcgctgtttttttttttttggttcaatttgaacaaattgttttgtaaacaaattataatattaaacaaattccTCAAAAGATTAATTACATGTAAGAGAAATTTTCGAAATAACTTATAGAAACCTTGAAATACTGATTTAGGcagcaacaaattaaaattccgTCAGTGTTAAAAATCAGGTGCCACAAtacgaaaaaacaaattggccAATTCAATGCCAAAGAATGTGGCTGCATTGGCGGGAAAAGCTCTGAGCATAACTGGTGTAATGCCTTTGTATAGGGCCAAAGGTCCCTCATTTTTCATAAGATCAACAAAAACGCTACGTATTCCCCGTTTATAAGTGCCTTCGGGTGCTGCAAGAACAAGTTAgatttgaatataaattaaaaatatattttactttcTGATAAAACTCTCACCCGATTGCAAACGACTCTTGAGTACATCAGCTGGCATGCCGCCAATCCAATAGAAAATGCCAGCCATTCCTCCAGCTAATATTGCTGGCAATAAGTCCACATTGGGTCGATTATAGCGACGCATGTATTCAGTTGTCAAAATCTCATAGCTGAGAAAATATAATCCATTGGCGGGCAAATCTATGAAATGTAGATAAattgatatatgtattaaaAGATATGCAAATCTTTTCAGAGGGATTAGCCAATTTAATTGCGGATTATGACATGTGATAATTGTAACGTTCGATTACATCAAAAGATTGCGCAATCAATTAACCAAAGGCAATTACACTTAAATCGCAAATAGATCAGAAATtgacaaacaacaacagaaatgCTTTCAGTTTTAGAAGCACTGGGGAATTAAAAACTCATtaaattcattatcaaaataattatatatacacattttATTTAACACGACTTTCGTACTTAAATTGAACAAATCTCTTTTAAATTATACATCCCAGAgagaacaaaacaaattatttatagtGAATTGCACTTAGAAATTTGGAGCAACAATATTAAAGAAATTGTTGGCCAGTTCAATGCCAAAGAAACAGGCAGCATTGGCTGGGAAGGCACGTATCATAATGGGTGTAACACCACGATAAAGAGCCAATGGCCCATCCTTAACAATCAGATCCTTGAACACACTACGTACGCCATGCTTGTAAGTGCCCTCCGGAGCTAAATCATAAAAGagaattaaagaaaaatcatCAAAAATTTTAGATTTAAAGCAAATGTAATTCTACCTGATTGCAAACGACTCTTGAGCACATCAGCAGGCATGCCCAAGATCCAATAGGCCATGCCAGCGGCACCGCCAGCAAAAATGGTCGAAGCCGTATTAATTTGTCCAGTTTCGGACCTTGATTTTGCCACATCCTGAATATACTCATATACCAAAAAGTATAAACCATTGGCAGGCAAATCTGCAAATCATCATTTGAAAATCACAATTAATATAAATCATGTGGCATGACTTTAAAGATAAGCtactaatacatatattaatttgACTTACATATAAATTATGATCTATTCTATATATTAGAGTTCACATAGTTTTCATAGTTTCTCAGCCTTTGCCATTTGCAGATATGaactattttttatatttttttttttcacatgCTTGATTAGAATTTAGAAATAAAcgaaacaaataaacaaatggcGCCAATAGTAAGACTAAATgaactatatgatatggaTACATACTTATAATCTTGCTATAACTATAAACAAGTTACAATGGGAGATATTCCATAATTTgtatatagaaaaaataaagtaagatttctttaaagaaaagaaaaacaatattttgttagttaaatgtttcattttttccgcatttttcaaaaaatttccaagaattttttattgtagattgtgcaaaaatgttttatgataagaaattttaaatttctaaagtTAATCAAGAAATTGGAAAGGAATGCAACATAACAGACCAAGCCAAGTCTGAGAAAAGGGGAATTTCAttgagaaatatttttttgcaaattcattttaaatttctaagaATTTAAGTACATTGtagattattaaaaaattattccTCCTTCCTCTTTCTTTGctgtacaaaaatttcattgagAAAATGTTCTCTCATATTTATCCATAAATTCCAACAATTTATATTGTAAATTTTATAGCAAATCTTATATAATTTTATGAATTAAAAGGGTCATTTCATTCCATAGTTTTTCAAACTTGTAAAACTAGACATCTGACCTTGTGCCCAATGAATGACGATGGACCAAAACTTCTCTAACTACGCCCATTGCAGTAAATTCGTACAAAataatgtatgtacatacatagatatataagTATACATAATATACAGACACATacatgtttaaaaaaaaaaagaaatatataagaaacTTATCCAAGACGGGAAGTGTTATCGTTGGCTTCCTTTCACATAAAAATGGAGAATGAAACGGCGGGTACATtatttataaacatatataagtattaatttcgaaactttaaatgaattttattaGCAAAAGTTGAATCTCAAAATGTTCAATCTGATTGATAATAGAggttttgaatttgaatatttatagaacgttaaaatttttaaaactttgaaGGTTCGCAGTGTGTTGATTTGGTCTTGATACAAATTTAACCATATAAAACTCCCTACTACATTTCATAAAATTCTACATATAGAGTATACAAATGTTAGTGACATTCCAGAGAATCGCCGATAAGGCAAGTTGTCCGAACGAGAAATATGGATAACTGATGCTGTTCATATTCAATGGGTCTTAGTTTCTGAATGGCATTCAAGTGAAGCATGACGCGAGGAGCAACTGTGAGGTGTAAAATGTCCAAATCAAAGATAATCCACACGATAATAATTATCATTTTAACGATAGTGAGTTCAGATATTGACAAGGAATAAAgaattatttatatgtatataatactTTAGTTTAGCTATGGTTTTGGGATGCCACAACAAGAACTTTTATATGACACAGAATCATTGGAGCAGTATTCGCAATCGCAACCGGAACCGGAACCGGAACCGGAATTAGATGTATTCAATTGCCCCACAAATTGTGTTTGTCAATATGATGCCTTTAAGGAGTTACCGATTGCGAGATGGGTTAATCACATGATCGATAGTTATGATGATGAATTGCATACAAAATTGGCTACCTGCCTGCTGCAGGATAACAACGATACGTTGGGTTTGTTGAGCAGTTTGCCAATGGATTTGCAGGCGTTGATTCTACTTCACACTGGCAGCTCGGACAGTCAAGTGATGGGTAAGTAAAATATAAGAGAATCTCATACAAgattaattttcattatcaTTCTCCTTTATCTAGTCAATACCAGCAGTCTTAAACCTTTAAATCAATTGACCACATTGGAGATACGAGGTCAAGGAGCCACTTTAATCATCGATGAACCATTGGAATTTCTACAGCATGCAAATTTTGAGCAAATTCAAGTGCAAGCCAGTGAGCGCCTACAACGTgccatcaatatacaaaccaAATTATCCAATGATAACTATAATTATACACTGGCAAGTGATTTAAATGCCACCAAGAACTATGAACCAAAGTCTAAACTACAATTTGAGGAAGTTATCCTCGAAGAGATATTGTCATATGAACAGCATATgcaaaaactgaaactgacTCGTATGCCAACATTTAAGGGATGGACCAGATTGGAAGTTTTGCGTATACAGGACTGCCATTTGGAGGAGATACATTGGCAAACATTTGATGGACTGCAGCAATTGACACATCTCAGTTTGGAGAGGAACAATATTGTTGATTTGCCACCGTTTGCCTTTGCTGGGGCATTGCATTTGAAAAGTCTGTCCTTGGCACATAATTTCATCGATGGAATGCATTATCTTGGCTTGGCTGGATTACTTGAACTCGAGAATCTGAATTTAGCTGATAATTTGCTTGAGTTCTTGAATGAAGCGAGTTTTCCACCCTTTCccaaattgaagaaaattgATTTGCGTAAGAATCCAGTAAGAAATATATATCCAGCTACATTTTGGGTAATGAATAATACCAGAGAATTGCAAATGGGCAGCAATGTAGCTGCCTTGGAACTGGGCACGATGAACAGCTATGGACAATTTGATTCGCTTCACAAGCTGCGTACATTGAGCTTGAGCAATGTGACTGCCGGAAACTTGGAACAGGGTGTTTTCAAGGTGAGCCTTTCAAGAGCCTTATCACTCGacacaatatttaattttatcttGTTCTCAGGGACTGAATTCGTTGGAAACCTTGATGCTTCGGGGTAGCATTAAAAGCATTCAATTTGATACATTTGCCGGCATGGGGCAATTGCGGGAACTTGATTTGAGTGAATGTGGCATTTTGGAACTATCCATGGACGCCTTAATGGGTTTACAGCGTTTGGAAATACTTAAATTGGCCCATAATAACCTCACGAATATACCACCCGGTCTCTTGGATGATCAACAGCAATTGGAGGAAGTGCATTTGCAGGGGAATCAATTGAAAACCTTACCCAAAAGTTTCTTTTATCAGCCGAGATTACGTGTGGCACGTCTCGATCTGAATCCCTGGCAATGTAGTTGTGACATGAGCACTTGGCTGCAACGTCTGACCAACAGAATTCGTGGTCCCAGTGTCGAGACATGTGTCAAGGATATAAATGGTGATCCGATCGCTTGCAGGCACGTTCCCTCATTTGAAGTGGATAAAAGTCTAGTGCCACGTTGTGCCAATTACAATGGACGGAGTGTTTATTATGTCCTTCGAAGGCAA is drawn from Drosophila willistoni isolate 14030-0811.24 chromosome 2R unlocalized genomic scaffold, UCI_dwil_1.1 Seg167, whole genome shotgun sequence and contains these coding sequences:
- the LOC6642653 gene encoding meiosis regulator and mRNA stability factor 1, which produces MTDRLYSWPYEGPEKAAAAAAFYAQAAQPQLYAPPTALPPGALCADFNNNSGIGLANGLRYFNANGLLGYNPPMLPAKYPPGAGMPSQVEVCQYAHLNGSASCYNRNRYMPYNHNRSCAAAAAVAAVSGHPLLNQQHQHQQQQQQQQHLHQQQLQTHQQQQQQQQTQASVAAAMSLACASSASASCYQGAYGGYAPIYQQTSMCSLNQSNLVVAPSVAPIATSSVTPVTPSIPISSVSEFSYANGLINTLAPSVTASSSAIATPTIPNGGETSTATSTLTSSSNTTSSSTSSAGSGHTYATVADPSDAVTLQITNLDYSLDEASLRNFLMNQLKPITPVVSLIFEGSSYAKVTVPDLYFAKQVVSNLHRKKIGHKRMLVSYTRDSSLTEVNTLRCQVAGLLKDVPYYTLPMYKFRELFQSRFKTSISVLDLYKMQDICTINSDNNEDKFISLQPELVNTLESSPLMEGLQHSVPYCTAHFKREQHKGWAEQEIEPLPNVCMSIAEIQKLIYPLLKHHPGDIPVATLLHCIEGQLNVQIDANDSGVNLEHLVCCVQGIQIQVNNFGIKILGWLELNKDLSASNVSGSNLSLNSSDRSGNGNGNGGGGGGGSGGGNSGYYKNSTADPLYQISREVIELVKMSPKSTMKFNRFIPAYHNHFGKQCRVADYGYTKLIELFEALSSVVQIMGDGENRQITLTHRTQIRRFTSDLLRVLRANGNNSVLLSQLPGIFAQSQNRNFDVTDYGVCDLVDILDGLVNSNIVVLSTIQQGKDILISMPKRKQTNNELEKTCVFAGEMVELFQNALQYTILFQKFVRSYHYHFAFQCRLSDYGFLKLADLMDAIHGVVEIEVNNDEEKKIILSPKVARRVFAIQCEDLIRNVTGNSTNCMKLEQVLKLHKKKYGYQIQPHTLGVSEIAKAIDLLPYVEVQCKEQATWIICHNDDVEFRKLCYRASKQLLQRETTSKEGSPTTASTTSPSTEDSISKTKFLKEFNAKHKVQLTESGLLAMRHAIEIYQDGEESCVRLTSFMRFLISIVRLLEQRPNMYLHEIKTGLDCSISTTFEFGFPTLYSVITAHDDLFTVNSGPTQERSDISLNVNCELRLSSGASHQHLFGSLKLPYAKHKTQRSSRTPLGEHNRPPPAQAPPPHKTRAIANEYAGSVVNASNANYKPQVNSTSSNNSNNTSFPSYQEHFPPPPPVAAKGSPPSANCSVMSSTLLNNSTSSASGNLSLCSSCCNKENALNSSLQFFNSSFNSSNELNASLGAGDLDSIACSTAITPYGNASKLWQRRHSSLYQTQQQQQQQQQQQQQQQQILSSAMMPHTVDATGDIYDLVSCNVAPISSIYEPPKPDTPPTEKLPFWIDPIWSNQSVQPRQNILNIRLPELKTHNVFPMLLSPYTLSKNENMKRQLFNFDNHDRKIA
- the LOC111518575 gene encoding insulin-like growth factor-binding protein complex acid labile subunit, whose product is MTRGATVRCKMSKSKIIHTIIIIILTIFSYGFGMPQQELLYDTESLEQYSQSQPEPEPEPELDVFNCPTNCVCQYDAFKELPIARWVNHMIDSYDDELHTKLATCLLQDNNDTLGLLSSLPMDLQALILLHTGSSDSQVMVNTSSLKPLNQLTTLEIRGQGATLIIDEPLEFLQHANFEQIQVQASERLQRAINIQTKLSNDNYNYTLASDLNATKNYEPKSKLQFEEVILEEILSYEQHMQKLKLTRMPTFKGWTRLEVLRIQDCHLEEIHWQTFDGLQQLTHLSLERNNIVDLPPFAFAGALHLKSLSLAHNFIDGMHYLGLAGLLELENLNLADNLLEFLNEASFPPFPKLKKIDLRKNPVRNIYPATFWVMNNTRELQMGSNVAALELGTMNSYGQFDSLHKLRTLSLSNVTAGNLEQGVFKGLNSLETLMLRGSIKSIQFDTFAGMGQLRELDLSECGILELSMDALMGLQRLEILKLAHNNLTNIPPGLLDDQQQLEEVHLQGNQLKTLPKSFFYQPRLRVARLDLNPWQCSCDMSTWLQRLTNRIRGPSVETCVKDINGDPIACRHVPSFEVDKSLVPRCANYNGRSVYYVLRRQLHCDAMLILKTRSRMGKTRGLPHWRKLEMQQQGHAKPNRTTRRQHKPRKSQRNNLDFVLKQQQQHQMRRSKEESQSVELSNEI